One Chitinophaga parva DNA segment encodes these proteins:
- a CDS encoding SRPBCC family protein — translation MESQKSSTQDRELRVSRLFNAPVALVWEAWTQPEHIANWWGPDGFTCTITKMDMRPGGDWHLVLHGPDGTDYRNESVFSEIIPLEKIVYQHTSSPIFTATITFEAQGEQTLLQWHMLFQSREEFIQVVKTYKADEGLKQNVVKLDAYLKKMQ, via the coding sequence ATGGAAAGTCAAAAAAGTAGCACCCAAGACCGGGAATTGCGCGTTTCCCGCCTGTTCAATGCCCCGGTAGCACTGGTATGGGAAGCCTGGACGCAGCCGGAGCATATTGCCAACTGGTGGGGCCCCGATGGCTTTACCTGCACCATCACCAAAATGGATATGCGCCCCGGCGGTGACTGGCACCTGGTGCTGCACGGACCGGATGGTACGGACTACCGCAACGAAAGCGTGTTCAGCGAGATCATCCCGCTGGAGAAGATCGTGTACCAGCATACTTCGTCGCCCATCTTCACCGCTACCATCACCTTTGAAGCGCAAGGCGAACAAACCCTGCTGCAATGGCATATGCTCTTCCAGTCGCGCGAAGAATTTATCCAGGTGGTGAAGACCTACAAGGCAGACGAAGGCCTGAAACAGAACGTTGTTAAACTGGACGCTTACCTTAAAAAAATGCAATAA
- a CDS encoding alpha/beta fold hydrolase, whose protein sequence is MATPSASGHAPVNGIQMYYEIYGDGGTPLLLLHGGGSTIQSSFAHFIPHLQGTVIAVELQAHGRTTDRDAPESFTQDADDVAAFIQYLQLGAVHVLGFSNGGSTALQLAIRHPEKVKRVISIAGATKRAAFPHGFFEGMAQATLAHMPEPLQKAFLAVTPSQQGLQAMFEKDRDRMLHFEDWPDTLLQSIQMPVLLLVGDKDVVSVAHTQEIAQTIPHGQLAVLPGGHGVMIGEMEAPGTQHPWPAITAAIVHTFLQ, encoded by the coding sequence ATGGCCACTCCTTCCGCCAGCGGCCATGCGCCCGTGAATGGCATACAAATGTATTACGAGATCTACGGCGATGGCGGCACCCCGCTCCTGCTCCTGCATGGCGGCGGCTCTACCATCCAGAGCAGTTTTGCGCACTTCATCCCGCACTTACAGGGTACGGTGATCGCCGTGGAACTACAGGCCCATGGCCGTACTACTGACCGGGATGCACCGGAATCCTTTACACAGGATGCGGATGATGTGGCGGCTTTCATCCAATACCTGCAACTGGGCGCCGTACATGTACTGGGTTTCAGCAATGGCGGCAGCACCGCGCTGCAACTGGCCATCCGCCACCCGGAAAAAGTAAAGCGGGTGATCTCCATTGCCGGCGCTACCAAAAGGGCGGCTTTCCCCCACGGCTTTTTTGAGGGCATGGCGCAGGCTACCCTGGCTCATATGCCGGAGCCGCTGCAAAAGGCCTTCCTGGCGGTAACGCCCAGCCAGCAAGGGCTACAGGCTATGTTTGAAAAAGACCGGGACCGCATGCTGCACTTTGAAGACTGGCCGGATACCCTGCTGCAGAGTATACAGATGCCGGTATTGCTGCTGGTAGGTGATAAGGATGTAGTGTCCGTAGCGCACACCCAGGAAATAGCGCAAACCATTCCCCATGGACAACTTGCGGTACTGCCGGGCGGCCATGGCGTAATGATCGGTGAGATGGAGGCACCGGGCACGCAGCATCCCTGGCCGGCCATCACAGCGGCCATCGTGCATACTTTCCTGCAGTAA
- a CDS encoding phosphatase PAP2 family protein, whose product MNKLTLSLLALLAPGIGLHAQTTDSTTTPTAFQKIAPTLWVLPAAAITYGAVSLHSDGLEDLNEHVKWEVSQEHPHNKLHIDNYLQWSPAVAVYALNAFGVKGKHDFVDRSLIYGMSTVIMASTVFATKDLTHEWRPDHSDQYSFPSGHTATAFAAAEFMRKEYADQSIWYGVAGYAAATATGYLRLYNNKHWLSDVVAGAGVGILSTDLAYWLYPKVKRLIGEKPQLARSMALPYYNNGSVGLSFVHQL is encoded by the coding sequence ATGAATAAGCTGACTTTATCCCTGCTGGCCCTGCTTGCACCCGGCATTGGTTTACACGCACAAACTACGGATAGCACCACTACGCCAACCGCCTTCCAGAAGATAGCACCTACCCTCTGGGTATTGCCCGCAGCCGCCATTACTTATGGGGCCGTTTCCCTGCATAGCGACGGGCTGGAAGACCTGAACGAACATGTGAAATGGGAAGTATCACAGGAGCATCCCCACAATAAACTGCACATTGATAATTACCTGCAATGGTCACCGGCGGTGGCCGTGTATGCGCTGAATGCTTTTGGGGTAAAAGGAAAACACGATTTTGTGGACCGCAGCCTCATTTATGGGATGTCTACCGTGATCATGGCCAGTACGGTGTTTGCCACTAAAGACCTTACCCACGAGTGGCGCCCTGACCACTCTGACCAGTACTCCTTCCCTTCCGGGCACACGGCTACGGCCTTTGCTGCCGCTGAGTTTATGCGCAAGGAATACGCGGACCAGTCTATCTGGTACGGCGTGGCCGGGTATGCCGCGGCTACGGCCACGGGTTACCTGCGCCTGTACAACAATAAACACTGGTTAAGTGATGTAGTGGCGGGGGCCGGCGTAGGTATTCTTTCTACCGACCTTGCCTACTGGCTGTACCCGAAAGTAAAGCGGTTGATAGGCGAAAAGCCGCAACTGGCGCGCAGCATGGCGCTACCTTACTATAATAATGGCAGCGTGGGGCTCAGCTTCGTGCATCAGCTCTAG
- a CDS encoding HD domain-containing protein: MTDASLYDIGTYVCDLFAANNRPFLLYHNAAHTTDVVLHAIEIGAFYKLSDTDNFMLLAAAWFHDTGHLFADLATHEQESVRLMRAYFAEHPIPAANIEIIAGCIMATKLPAEPQTLLQQIICDADTYHLGSDEFWKMDPLVKAEMEARFGKPIEHWKEKTYAFLQSHHYFTTYAQERLAPVKQAHMRTLMP; encoded by the coding sequence ATGACGGATGCTTCTCTTTATGATATAGGAACGTATGTCTGCGATTTGTTTGCCGCTAATAACCGGCCTTTCCTGCTTTACCACAACGCCGCCCACACTACAGACGTAGTGTTGCATGCCATTGAAATAGGCGCATTTTACAAGCTGAGTGATACCGATAATTTTATGCTGCTGGCAGCCGCCTGGTTTCATGATACCGGCCACCTGTTTGCAGATCTTGCCACGCACGAACAGGAGAGTGTGCGCCTCATGCGGGCCTATTTTGCGGAGCATCCCATTCCCGCGGCTAACATAGAGATCATAGCCGGTTGCATCATGGCCACCAAATTGCCCGCCGAGCCACAAACCCTATTGCAACAGATCATTTGCGATGCAGATACCTACCACCTGGGCAGCGATGAATTCTGGAAAATGGACCCGCTGGTGAAAGCTGAAATGGAAGCGCGTTTTGGCAAGCCCATTGAACACTGGAAAGAAAAAACCTATGCCTTCCTGCAAAGCCACCATTACTTCACTACCTACGCGCAGGAAAGATTAGCGCCTGTGAAACAGGCGCACATGCGCACGCTAATGCCCTAG
- a CDS encoding cupin domain-containing protein, with protein sequence MIKAYLLYADADGHSHVKTGRIQTDIFINADKIYFRETPAHGAFEWHNAPTTQYVLTLDGVLEFVTSTGDQFTLRPGDVLVATDTSGKGHQWQLVGDAPWKRVYVTFAAGTDPHFLED encoded by the coding sequence ATGATCAAAGCCTACCTGCTTTATGCCGACGCTGATGGACATTCCCATGTAAAGACCGGCCGGATCCAGACCGATATTTTTATCAACGCTGATAAGATCTATTTCCGTGAAACACCTGCCCACGGTGCTTTTGAATGGCATAATGCGCCCACCACCCAGTACGTGCTTACCCTGGATGGTGTGCTGGAATTTGTGACCAGCACCGGTGACCAATTCACCCTGCGCCCCGGCGATGTGCTGGTGGCTACCGATACCAGTGGCAAAGGCCATCAATGGCAACTGGTGGGCGATGCTCCCTGGAAGCGCGTGTATGTTACTTTCGCCGCGGGTACTGATCCTCACTTCCTGGAGGATTAA
- a CDS encoding SDR family NAD(P)-dependent oxidoreductase has translation MQTKTVLLLGANSDVAKAAILQYNALGYRVLAASRSTDALHDFVAAKVMQKEWVDVLYFDATDFNSHAAFYAALPEKPHVVVYAAGFLQHNEAALRDFAGALQMMQVHYAGAVSILNIVAMDTQNTRLERIVGLSSLSGVRGRRSNFIYGSTKAAFTQYLAGLRQYLFSRKVTVNVIVAGYIRSKMTAGLGLPESLMLEPAFIARAVVRPAHRFTIVPGFKWKLIYTALKWMPEQLVARLP, from the coding sequence ATGCAAACAAAAACGGTACTCCTGCTGGGTGCAAATTCCGATGTGGCCAAAGCCGCCATCCTCCAGTACAATGCGCTGGGGTACCGGGTACTGGCAGCCTCCCGCAGTACGGATGCCCTGCACGATTTTGTAGCGGCAAAGGTGATGCAAAAGGAATGGGTGGACGTGCTGTATTTTGACGCAACAGATTTTAACAGCCATGCCGCCTTTTATGCGGCCCTGCCGGAAAAGCCCCACGTCGTGGTGTACGCGGCGGGTTTCCTGCAGCACAACGAAGCCGCCCTGCGTGATTTTGCCGGTGCCCTGCAAATGATGCAGGTGCACTATGCAGGTGCCGTATCCATCCTCAACATCGTGGCCATGGATACACAGAATACAAGGCTGGAGCGCATTGTGGGGCTTTCCTCCCTTTCCGGGGTGAGGGGCCGCAGGAGCAATTTTATTTACGGCAGCACCAAGGCTGCTTTTACACAATACCTGGCCGGCCTGCGCCAGTACCTGTTTTCCCGAAAGGTTACCGTAAATGTGATCGTGGCGGGCTACATCCGCAGTAAAATGACCGCGGGACTGGGCCTCCCGGAAAGCCTGATGCTGGAACCTGCTTTTATTGCCCGCGCCGTAGTGCGGCCTGCACACCGGTTCACCATTGTGCCCGGCTTTAAATGGAAGCTGATCTACACTGCGCTGAAATGGATGCCCGAGCAACTGGTGGCCCGCCTGCCTTAA
- a CDS encoding winged helix-turn-helix transcriptional regulator has protein sequence MLKTDLDQLKTDPHAQERCTGLMLPVKDALEVLHGRWKLPIIVSLTFGPKRFKEIVKEVGITDKVLAKELRDMEAHRLVTRTEISTFPLTVEYAITPHGCSLHGLIGALAEWGITHRKKILEQ, from the coding sequence ATGCTTAAAACAGACCTCGACCAGCTTAAAACCGATCCACATGCACAGGAGCGCTGCACAGGCCTTATGCTGCCCGTGAAAGATGCCCTGGAAGTACTCCATGGCCGGTGGAAATTGCCCATCATCGTGTCCCTTACATTTGGGCCCAAACGTTTTAAAGAGATTGTGAAAGAAGTGGGCATTACGGACAAGGTGCTGGCCAAGGAGCTGAGGGATATGGAGGCCCACCGGCTCGTTACCCGCACGGAGATATCCACTTTCCCGCTTACCGTGGAGTATGCGATCACCCCGCACGGATGCAGCCTCCATGGCCTCATTGGCGCCCTGGCGGAATGGGGCATTACCCATCGCAAGAAAATACTGGAACAGTAA
- a CDS encoding FMN-dependent NADH-azoreductase, with protein MKILHLVSSSRGAQSFSHKLGNAIVEKLQAAHAGAEVITHNLVTSQFPHMEEVHITSFFTPAEERSAALLEAVKHSEAAVAELKSADAIVIDVPMYNFTIPSTLKAWIDHICRAGQTFSYTADGPVGLVTGKKVYLAISSGGVYSDGPMKGFDFTEPYLRAVLGFLGMTDVTTYRVEGVSMPGGAETALPKAVAAIAI; from the coding sequence ATGAAGATATTACATCTCGTATCCAGCTCCCGCGGCGCACAATCTTTCAGCCATAAACTGGGCAATGCCATCGTGGAAAAACTGCAGGCAGCGCATGCCGGCGCGGAAGTGATCACCCATAACCTGGTGACCTCTCAATTTCCCCACATGGAGGAAGTGCATATTACCTCTTTCTTTACACCGGCGGAAGAGCGCTCCGCAGCCCTCCTGGAAGCGGTGAAACATTCAGAAGCTGCTGTAGCAGAACTTAAAAGCGCAGACGCCATCGTGATCGATGTGCCCATGTACAACTTCACCATTCCATCCACCCTGAAAGCGTGGATAGATCACATTTGCCGTGCAGGCCAAACCTTCAGCTACACGGCGGATGGTCCTGTAGGCCTGGTTACCGGTAAAAAAGTATACCTGGCCATCTCCTCCGGCGGTGTATATTCTGACGGGCCCATGAAAGGCTTTGACTTTACAGAACCTTACCTGCGTGCCGTACTGGGTTTCCTGGGCATGACGGATGTTACTACTTACCGCGTGGAAGGTGTGAGCATGCCGGGTGGCGCGGAAACCGCATTGCCGAAAGCAGTGGCCGCAATCGCTATTTAA
- a CDS encoding PepSY-associated TM helix domain-containing protein — protein MALHTTTIAARKAKGKSLLRRANDWLHLWLGLISGVIVFIVSITGCIWAFQKEISEWAQPYQFVKTEERAYLPPSALQQIAARHQFGDQAGKPGKTITGVQYPGKGKAAIATYRDKKTGYMMVYMSPYTGEILKVKALEKDFFRFILAGHYNLWLPRETGQPIVCWSIGIFIILLITGLVMWWPKNLKKANVDKSFKIRWKASFKRVNYDLHNVLGFYALLGGLILGITGIYFGFKWVPKAIYWTASGGKTLPDLRARRFSDSTHIPAQALLFSAEDSLWAALNRGYKNEGSLSIQFAQKKGDAISISYNPGDGTYYKNYTRFYDRYTLQELKGKSPFNKPYEDATAAEMLIRMNFDVHVGAIGGITGKIIAFLISLVCASLPITGFLVWWGKRSKKTMPVKRPVMAQVV, from the coding sequence ATGGCATTGCACACCACTACTATTGCCGCCAGGAAGGCAAAAGGCAAGTCCCTGCTGCGCCGCGCAAACGACTGGCTGCACCTGTGGCTGGGGCTCATTTCCGGCGTCATTGTTTTCATTGTGAGCATCACCGGTTGCATCTGGGCATTCCAGAAAGAGATCAGTGAATGGGCCCAGCCTTACCAGTTTGTAAAAACAGAGGAACGGGCTTACCTGCCGCCATCAGCCTTGCAGCAAATAGCCGCGCGGCACCAGTTTGGCGACCAGGCAGGCAAGCCCGGCAAAACCATTACCGGTGTGCAATATCCCGGGAAGGGCAAAGCCGCCATTGCTACCTACCGCGATAAAAAGACCGGTTACATGATGGTGTACATGAGCCCCTACACCGGTGAGATCTTAAAAGTAAAAGCGCTGGAAAAGGATTTCTTCCGCTTCATTTTAGCGGGCCATTACAACCTGTGGCTGCCCCGCGAAACTGGCCAGCCCATTGTATGCTGGAGCATTGGCATCTTTATTATCCTGCTCATCACCGGCCTGGTAATGTGGTGGCCTAAGAATTTGAAGAAGGCAAACGTGGACAAGAGTTTTAAGATCAGGTGGAAAGCGTCCTTTAAAAGAGTGAACTATGACCTGCACAATGTACTGGGCTTTTACGCGCTGCTGGGTGGGCTTATTCTCGGCATCACAGGTATTTACTTCGGTTTTAAATGGGTACCCAAAGCCATTTACTGGACGGCCTCCGGCGGTAAAACCCTGCCAGACCTGCGTGCACGCAGGTTTTCCGACAGTACCCATATTCCTGCACAGGCCCTGTTGTTTTCCGCGGAGGATAGCCTCTGGGCGGCCCTGAACCGGGGTTATAAAAATGAAGGCAGCCTGTCCATTCAGTTTGCGCAGAAAAAAGGCGACGCCATTTCTATTTCCTATAACCCGGGAGATGGCACGTACTATAAAAACTACACCCGCTTCTATGACCGCTACACGCTGCAGGAGCTGAAAGGCAAAAGCCCTTTCAACAAACCATATGAAGATGCCACTGCCGCGGAAATGCTCATCCGCATGAATTTTGACGTCCATGTAGGCGCCATTGGGGGCATTACGGGCAAGATCATTGCTTTTCTCATCAGCCTCGTATGCGCCAGCCTGCCCATTACCGGCTTCCTGGTATGGTGGGGCAAGCGAAGTAAAAAAACAATGCCGGTAAAGCGCCCTGTCATGGCGCAGGTGGTTTGA
- a CDS encoding TonB-dependent receptor, whose product MNAVNKRHGVLPSVLGTLLLLLMLLPGFAQVNTIKGIISGQVITTDNAPAAGVLVRLTGTDKVTETNDNGFYMFKNLPGGAYQVEVYLMGHKPMIRNVQLADNARQSNITFQLEVSDAQLGEVVVRSGARYKVDRVSNTLRLQTAIKDLPQNIQVISKQTLADQQVFDVVDGMTRNVSGVTRQGHWDNQYANIRMRGSKIPAFRNGMNIEASWGPTAEDAAMIENIEFVKGPAGFMLAAGEPGGFYNVVTKKPTGVNRQAVSMSMGSFSTYRGTVDLDGKLSKDGRLLYRLNAAAQQKDYFTKYNFNNRVMIDPVLKYLIDDKTSVTFEYTYQAIKYLANGNYSFSKKGLADPDVNNSFFYGDPSVPAGKIRDHSVYVYLDHQFSDRWKAHAQVAYFNFGMRSGSIWPSSLDSAGNMQRAYSIGDEAGENRFAQFSVSGEERTGAIRHRILFGADFGNKKFWGDFRQLTSSLNFAGGRVFNIYNPVYGLPMDSVPRIDRSVDIRTRAGATAYATVTEYGSAYAQDELAFFEDKLRLSLGLRFTYAETVGKTKTADIQDQVWSPRVGLSYAINQETAVYALYDQSFVPQSGTDFFGNAFKPVKGNDLEAGVKRDWFKGSWTTSASVYRINRVNALTPDTDPTHVNGTTTYQVQLGATQSKGVELDINGEIVKGLNLVANYAYTDSKITKESPGQPTKIVGNVTAGTANHIANGWLSYRFQKGALHGLGLNGGVQYQGRRYTGTTTTPNMPDYFRADGGISYQRNKFGINLLVNNLLNHQRLLTAASLDTNPKSTASFYSYIVEPRRNLRMTVMYNF is encoded by the coding sequence ATGAATGCTGTTAACAAAAGACACGGCGTGTTGCCCTCCGTGCTGGGCACACTATTGCTCCTGCTGATGCTATTGCCTGGTTTTGCACAGGTGAATACAATAAAAGGTATTATTTCCGGACAGGTGATCACCACCGATAATGCGCCCGCAGCTGGTGTGCTGGTGCGGCTTACGGGCACGGATAAAGTAACGGAGACCAACGATAACGGTTTTTACATGTTCAAAAACCTGCCCGGCGGCGCTTACCAGGTGGAGGTATACCTGATGGGGCACAAACCCATGATCCGCAACGTGCAGCTGGCAGACAATGCCAGGCAGTCCAACATCACGTTCCAGCTGGAAGTGTCTGATGCACAACTGGGCGAAGTAGTGGTGCGCTCCGGCGCCCGCTACAAAGTGGATCGCGTGTCTAACACCCTGCGCCTGCAAACGGCCATCAAAGACCTGCCGCAGAACATCCAGGTGATCAGCAAACAAACCCTGGCAGACCAGCAGGTGTTTGATGTGGTGGACGGCATGACCCGCAACGTAAGTGGGGTAACCCGCCAGGGGCACTGGGACAACCAGTATGCAAATATCCGCATGCGCGGCTCCAAGATCCCGGCATTCCGCAACGGGATGAATATTGAAGCCAGCTGGGGCCCTACCGCGGAAGATGCTGCGATGATAGAAAACATTGAATTTGTAAAAGGCCCCGCGGGTTTTATGCTGGCCGCCGGTGAACCGGGTGGCTTCTATAACGTGGTGACCAAAAAGCCTACCGGCGTAAACCGCCAGGCCGTGAGCATGAGCATGGGCAGCTTCAGTACTTACCGCGGCACGGTGGACCTGGACGGGAAACTGAGCAAAGACGGGCGCCTGCTGTACCGTCTCAACGCTGCTGCCCAGCAAAAGGATTACTTTACCAAGTACAATTTCAATAACCGTGTGATGATAGACCCGGTATTGAAATACCTGATAGACGACAAGACCTCCGTAACATTTGAATACACCTACCAGGCCATTAAATACCTGGCAAACGGCAACTATTCTTTCTCCAAAAAAGGCCTGGCAGACCCGGATGTGAACAACAGCTTCTTTTACGGCGACCCTTCTGTGCCTGCCGGCAAGATCCGCGACCACAGCGTGTATGTATACCTGGACCACCAGTTCAGTGACCGCTGGAAGGCGCATGCACAGGTGGCCTATTTTAATTTTGGCATGCGGTCCGGCAGCATCTGGCCTTCCAGCCTGGACTCTGCCGGCAACATGCAGCGCGCTTACAGCATTGGGGATGAAGCAGGCGAAAACCGCTTTGCACAATTCTCGGTGAGCGGAGAAGAAAGGACCGGTGCCATCCGTCACCGTATCCTGTTTGGGGCCGACTTTGGCAACAAAAAGTTCTGGGGCGATTTCCGGCAGCTCACCTCCAGCCTCAATTTTGCCGGTGGCCGCGTGTTCAATATCTATAATCCCGTTTACGGATTGCCCATGGATTCCGTTCCGCGGATAGACCGCTCCGTAGATATCCGCACCCGTGCAGGAGCTACCGCCTACGCTACTGTAACAGAGTATGGCTCAGCCTACGCACAGGATGAACTGGCCTTCTTTGAAGACAAACTGCGCCTGTCACTGGGACTGCGCTTTACCTATGCGGAAACAGTGGGTAAAACAAAGACTGCTGATATACAGGACCAGGTATGGTCGCCCCGTGTTGGGCTGAGTTACGCTATCAACCAGGAGACCGCTGTATACGCCCTGTATGATCAGTCCTTTGTGCCCCAATCCGGCACCGACTTCTTTGGCAATGCGTTCAAACCAGTGAAAGGTAATGACCTGGAAGCAGGTGTAAAGCGGGACTGGTTCAAGGGTTCCTGGACCACCAGCGCCAGCGTATACCGCATTAACCGCGTAAATGCATTGACACCGGATACCGATCCCACCCACGTGAATGGAACTACCACCTACCAGGTGCAGCTGGGTGCCACTCAAAGCAAGGGCGTGGAACTGGATATCAATGGCGAGATCGTGAAAGGCCTGAACCTGGTGGCTAACTATGCGTATACAGATTCCAAGATCACGAAAGAATCGCCCGGCCAGCCCACCAAGATCGTGGGCAATGTAACCGCCGGCACAGCCAATCATATTGCCAACGGCTGGCTCAGTTACCGCTTCCAAAAGGGCGCGCTGCATGGGCTTGGGCTGAATGGAGGGGTGCAATACCAGGGCCGCCGTTATACCGGCACTACCACCACGCCTAACATGCCGGACTACTTCCGCGCAGATGGTGGCATCTCTTACCAACGCAATAAATTTGGTATAAACCTGCTGGTGAATAACCTGCTGAACCACCAGCGCCTGCTCACCGCAGCGTCCCTGGATACCAATCCCAAATCCACTGCTTCTTTCTACAGCTACATCGTAGAGCCGCGCCGCAATTTGCGGATGACCGTGATGTATAATTTCTAA
- a CDS encoding SDR family oxidoreductase produces MEQLKDKVIVITGASSGIGEAAARKMIRLGARVVLAARRKERLEALVQELGNNALAVATDVTSRPSVDALVTTAITHFGHIDAFWNNAGIMPLSFFDEGRVEEWDQMIDVNIKGVLYGINAVLPHLLERKAGHILTTSSIAGIRTNPGIGVYSGTKYAVRAIMDTLRQEVAQYIKVTTIYPGATVSELSEGINSPRVKAMYLNNPAPAPQMDAEAIADAVVYAIGAPGNVNVNDLVLRPLGQVR; encoded by the coding sequence ATGGAACAACTCAAAGACAAGGTGATCGTGATCACCGGCGCCAGCAGCGGCATTGGCGAAGCAGCCGCCCGCAAAATGATACGCCTAGGCGCCAGGGTAGTACTGGCCGCCCGTAGAAAAGAACGCCTGGAGGCCCTGGTGCAGGAACTGGGTAATAATGCCCTGGCCGTAGCCACAGATGTAACCAGCAGGCCGTCCGTTGATGCGCTGGTAACCACCGCTATCACGCATTTTGGGCACATAGATGCATTCTGGAACAATGCCGGCATTATGCCCCTTTCTTTTTTTGATGAAGGACGTGTGGAGGAATGGGACCAGATGATAGACGTGAATATCAAAGGTGTGCTGTATGGCATTAACGCGGTGCTGCCCCACCTGCTGGAGCGGAAGGCAGGGCACATCCTTACCACATCATCCATTGCAGGCATCCGTACCAATCCTGGCATTGGGGTATACAGCGGTACCAAGTACGCCGTGCGCGCCATCATGGATACCTTGCGCCAGGAGGTAGCGCAATATATCAAAGTGACCACCATTTATCCCGGCGCCACGGTATCTGAGTTAAGCGAAGGGATCAATAGCCCGCGGGTAAAGGCAATGTATCTCAACAATCCGGCGCCCGCCCCGCAGATGGATGCAGAAGCGATTGCCGATGCGGTGGTGTACGCGATTGGCGCGCCCGGCAATGTAAATGTGAACGATCTCGTATTGCGGCCATTGGGACAGGTGCGGTAG
- a CDS encoding M61 family metallopeptidase: MTRSQRCLSTLLLILCSSHAAMAQQASFHYTVAMPHPDSHHFLVTLDCKGLPGTITDLKMPGWMPGYYQLLDYARNVSAFKATATGGKPLGWEHTGANTWRVAHTPGQSLHITYEVTAATAFVAQPWLDSTHAYLSPAGVFLYAAGYIRMPVTVSILPAPGWKDVATGLEPVPGSAHTFRAPDFDVLFDSPILAGNLESAPSFKVNGVPHYFTGYRMGQFNKQQLSDDLQKLITVATGIIGDIPYQHYTFLAIGPGRGGIEHLNSSTISFTGEGLETPGGRHQLLSFISHEYFHHYNVKRIRPIALGPFDYDRENRTNMLWVSEGLTVYYEYMMMKRAGLMDATALLKDFSGNIAAYETQPGHLYQSLAQASWETWSDGPFGRKGDTVNKTISYYEKGPAVGLLLDMAIRHATQNKRSLDDVMRLLYRKFYQQAQRGFTDDEFRQACESTAGVALPEIFDYVYTVKEPDYAKYLAYGGLGIEAGTFKVYPLEKVDALQLAIRKRWLGE; encoded by the coding sequence ATGACCCGCTCACAACGTTGCTTATCCACGCTCTTACTGATCTTATGCAGTAGCCATGCTGCCATGGCGCAGCAGGCTTCCTTTCACTACACGGTGGCCATGCCGCACCCGGACAGCCACCACTTCCTGGTAACCCTGGACTGTAAGGGCCTGCCAGGCACTATCACCGACCTGAAAATGCCGGGATGGATGCCTGGCTATTACCAGCTGCTGGACTACGCCAGGAATGTAAGTGCCTTCAAAGCCACAGCTACAGGTGGCAAGCCCCTGGGCTGGGAGCACACCGGGGCAAACACCTGGCGCGTAGCCCATACGCCCGGGCAAAGCCTGCACATTACATACGAGGTGACAGCTGCCACCGCCTTTGTGGCCCAGCCCTGGCTGGACAGTACTCATGCCTACCTCTCACCGGCCGGTGTGTTCCTGTACGCAGCTGGTTATATTCGTATGCCCGTTACCGTTAGTATACTACCCGCACCGGGATGGAAAGATGTGGCCACCGGCCTGGAACCGGTGCCCGGCAGCGCGCACACCTTCCGTGCACCGGATTTTGATGTGTTGTTTGACAGTCCCATCCTGGCAGGCAACCTGGAATCCGCGCCCAGCTTTAAGGTAAATGGAGTGCCGCATTACTTCACCGGCTATCGCATGGGGCAGTTTAACAAGCAGCAGCTGTCAGACGATCTGCAAAAACTGATCACGGTAGCCACGGGCATCATTGGTGATATTCCCTACCAGCATTATACCTTCCTGGCCATAGGCCCCGGCCGTGGCGGCATAGAGCATCTCAATTCCAGCACCATCAGCTTCACCGGCGAAGGCCTGGAAACGCCAGGCGGGCGCCATCAGCTGCTGAGTTTTATCTCGCACGAATATTTCCACCATTATAACGTAAAACGCATCCGCCCCATCGCACTCGGCCCCTTTGACTACGACCGGGAAAACCGCACCAACATGCTGTGGGTATCGGAAGGGCTGACGGTATATTATGAATACATGATGATGAAGCGGGCAGGCCTCATGGATGCTACGGCGCTGCTGAAAGATTTTTCCGGCAACATTGCCGCGTATGAAACCCAGCCCGGCCACCTGTACCAAAGCCTGGCCCAGGCCAGCTGGGAAACCTGGAGCGACGGGCCTTTTGGCCGCAAGGGCGATACGGTGAACAAAACCATTTCTTATTACGAAAAAGGCCCTGCCGTGGGCCTGCTGCTGGACATGGCCATCCGCCACGCCACGCAGAATAAGAGATCACTGGACGATGTAATGCGCCTGCTGTACCGCAAATTTTACCAGCAGGCGCAGCGTGGATTCACGGATGATGAATTCCGCCAGGCGTGTGAAAGCACCGCGGGCGTGGCCCTGCCAGAGATCTTTGATTACGTGTATACCGTAAAAGAGCCGGACTATGCAAAGTACCTGGCTTACGGAGGATTGGGCATAGAAGCTGGTACGTTTAAAGTGTACCCGCTGGAAAAGGTAGACGCTTTACAATTGGCCATCCGTAAGCGCTGGCTGGGAGAGTAA